The following are from one region of the Ignavibacteriales bacterium genome:
- a CDS encoding tetratricopeptide repeat protein, whose protein sequence is MDDIPIIENNTFVQKGITGLVDIFSKGYLVGYNKQNDSYRPFALATYAIETNLARHNPHVHHATNVILYCFIAVVLFPLLRTMLKNYDPIVPFIITLLFIVHPVHTEVVANIKSRDELLSFLFMICALFLLLRGISANKIGLRILSCLSYFLALLSKEHVIMFLFIVPLAMHFFTELKWRRIVRETLPFAAVALAYLFIRWSIVDVDAFKEMPPLIDNSLVASPGIFARTPMAFNILGRYLLLLFFPFRLSYDYSFNQIPFVGWDDMWSIVCIAVYIALSYYAMYGFVKRDQQSFGVAYYLITLSLVSNLFFLMGSTMAERFLFTPSLGFCYTLGLFTAHVGRFEFNSSGKRKKWIVPAIVVICIILSIRTINRGADWKNNLTLLETDEISSPNSARVQSSLGETYTELAKKLPKGNQQTELLQKAIVHLRKSLDILPSQWAIWHDLGYAYSIAGDYDEALGNFQRSLEYDPNNAMIHSSLGEMYMMLGKKLPKGDQQTVLLQKAIVHFRKSLETSSARWSLWQNLGYSHYLAGDYDEALKDFQRALECDSNRSVTYVNIGAIVFSRKDYYRAIEFFKTAVKLDSSKANAYVNLGAAYRQTGNYKNALDCYGKALQLDPHLEQVRRSLDSLKYISILKK, encoded by the coding sequence ATGGATGATATCCCAATTATAGAAAATAATACTTTTGTTCAAAAGGGAATTACAGGTCTTGTGGACATTTTTTCGAAAGGCTACCTTGTTGGGTACAACAAACAAAACGATTCGTATCGTCCATTTGCGTTGGCAACATATGCCATAGAGACGAATCTGGCTCGGCATAATCCTCATGTACATCATGCAACTAATGTGATCTTGTATTGTTTCATTGCAGTTGTGCTATTTCCCCTTCTCCGAACAATGCTCAAAAATTATGATCCCATCGTTCCATTTATTATTACTCTTCTATTCATTGTTCATCCTGTCCACACTGAAGTAGTCGCAAATATTAAAAGCCGAGATGAGCTGTTGAGTTTTTTGTTCATGATCTGTGCTCTATTCCTTTTACTCCGTGGTATCAGCGCAAACAAGATCGGGCTTCGGATATTGAGTTGTCTGAGTTACTTCCTTGCATTACTCTCGAAGGAACATGTTATTATGTTCCTATTCATCGTTCCGTTAGCCATGCACTTTTTCACCGAGCTAAAGTGGCGGCGAATTGTTCGGGAAACTCTTCCATTTGCTGCTGTAGCGTTAGCTTATTTGTTTATTCGATGGTCTATCGTCGATGTCGATGCATTCAAAGAAATGCCTCCGCTCATTGACAATTCACTTGTAGCTTCTCCAGGAATTTTCGCGCGTACTCCAATGGCGTTTAATATACTAGGCCGCTATCTCCTCCTTCTTTTTTTCCCTTTTCGGCTTTCGTATGATTATTCATTTAATCAGATTCCGTTTGTTGGTTGGGATGATATGTGGTCGATTGTATGTATTGCAGTATATATTGCATTGTCTTATTATGCGATGTATGGATTCGTAAAAAGGGATCAACAGAGTTTTGGAGTCGCGTATTATCTTATAACACTCTCTCTGGTTTCGAATCTTTTTTTTCTCATGGGGTCCACAATGGCTGAGCGATTTCTTTTCACTCCATCATTAGGATTTTGCTACACTCTTGGTCTTTTTACTGCTCATGTTGGTCGTTTCGAATTCAACTCTTCAGGTAAACGAAAGAAATGGATAGTTCCAGCTATAGTTGTCATCTGCATCATATTAAGCATTCGCACCATTAACCGTGGAGCAGATTGGAAGAACAATCTAACACTTCTAGAGACCGATGAAATCTCATCCCCAAACAGTGCTAGAGTACAATCGTCACTTGGTGAAACGTATACGGAGTTGGCGAAAAAACTCCCGAAAGGTAACCAACAAACAGAGCTATTGCAGAAGGCCATTGTTCACCTACGAAAATCGCTCGATATTCTTCCGTCGCAGTGGGCGATCTGGCACGACCTTGGATATGCCTATTCGATCGCCGGCGATTATGATGAGGCACTAGGGAACTTTCAACGCTCGCTCGAATACGATCCGAATAATGCTATGATACATTCATCACTCGGTGAGATGTATATGATGCTGGGGAAAAAACTCCCGAAAGGTGACCAACAAACAGTATTATTGCAGAAAGCTATTGTTCATTTCCGAAAATCCCTCGAGACATCTTCCGCGCGGTGGAGCCTCTGGCAAAACCTTGGATATTCACATTACCTTGCAGGGGATTACGATGAGGCATTGAAGGACTTTCAGCGCGCTCTTGAATGCGACTCGAATAGAAGTGTTACGTATGTCAATATCGGCGCAATTGTTTTTTCAAGAAAGGATTATTATCGAGCGATCGAATTTTTCAAGACCGCTGTGAAATTAGACAGCTCAAAGGCAAATGCCTATGTTAATCTTGGTGCCGCTTATCGTCAAACCGGAAATTACAAAAATGCATTAGATTGTTATGGGAAAGCTCTGCAATTAGATCCTCATTTGGAGCAAGTCCGCAGGAGCTTAGACTCGCTGAAGTATATTTCGATATTGAAAAAATGA
- the hflX gene encoding GTPase HflX, protein MIELAQTGKEKCILVGVPTRSNLKAVVDESLAELALLADTAGAEVVGRITQDRDHIEPATYIGKGKVEEIHQRLKEETIPLVIFDDDLSPGQVRNLERLMECKVLDRSGLILDIFASRAKSSEAKTQVELAQLEYLLPRLTRQWTHLSKQFGGIGTKGPGETQIETDRRLIRTRISHLKEKLERISQQRVTQRQGRTKHTRTALVGYTNVGKSTLLNLLAGSDVFVENRLFATLDPTTRLVPLNATVSILMTDTVGFIRKLPHHLVASFKSTLEEITEADILLHIVDISSPYFEDQINVVQETLEDLGAGDTPTLVVFNKIDMFQDRSILPTLSEKHPNCVFISAVRGINILGLKEAVAQMLEQEFMVEEIVIPDSKQKLIAQLHDVGEVLERTYEDGKVNMKIRIHRRDKERFLQLVK, encoded by the coding sequence ATGATTGAATTAGCTCAAACCGGAAAAGAAAAGTGCATTCTCGTTGGAGTGCCGACACGCTCGAATTTAAAAGCCGTGGTTGATGAGTCACTCGCAGAACTCGCATTGCTCGCCGACACAGCGGGAGCGGAAGTTGTAGGAAGAATAACACAGGATCGCGATCATATCGAACCGGCGACGTACATCGGGAAAGGAAAGGTTGAAGAAATACATCAGCGCTTGAAGGAAGAAACTATTCCGCTTGTTATTTTCGACGATGACCTCTCACCCGGACAGGTGCGAAATCTTGAGCGCCTCATGGAATGCAAAGTCCTTGACCGCAGCGGATTAATCCTTGATATCTTTGCATCGCGCGCAAAGTCCAGTGAAGCGAAAACGCAAGTGGAACTTGCCCAGCTTGAATATCTTCTGCCCCGCCTCACACGCCAATGGACGCATTTATCAAAACAATTCGGCGGTATCGGCACAAAAGGTCCCGGCGAAACGCAAATCGAAACTGACCGCCGGCTGATTCGTACACGCATCAGTCACCTCAAAGAAAAGCTTGAGCGTATATCGCAGCAGCGTGTTACACAACGCCAGGGACGCACCAAGCACACACGCACTGCGCTTGTGGGCTATACCAACGTTGGTAAATCAACTCTTTTAAATCTTCTTGCCGGTTCAGATGTGTTCGTTGAAAACCGGCTTTTCGCAACACTCGATCCGACAACGCGGCTCGTGCCGCTCAATGCTACTGTTTCCATTCTTATGACGGACACCGTCGGTTTCATCCGTAAACTGCCGCATCATCTTGTTGCATCGTTCAAGAGCACGTTGGAGGAAATAACTGAAGCCGACATTCTTCTTCATATCGTGGATATATCGAGCCCGTACTTCGAAGATCAAATCAACGTCGTGCAGGAAACGTTAGAAGACCTTGGTGCCGGTGATACGCCGACACTGGTTGTATTCAATAAGATAGACATGTTCCAAGACCGAAGCATCCTGCCGACGCTATCCGAAAAGCATCCAAACTGTGTGTTCATCTCCGCAGTCCGGGGAATAAATATTCTCGGACTGAAAGAAGCGGTTGCACAAATGCTGGAGCAAGAATTTATGGTTGAAGAAATTGTAATACCGGATTCAAAACAAAAGCTTATTGCACAGCTGCATGATGTCGGTGAAGTGTTAGAGCGGACATACGAAGATGGAAAAGTGAATATGAAGATACGGATTCACCGGAGAGATAAAGAAAGGTTTTTGCAGCTCGTTAAATGA